DNA from Paraburkholderia sp. BL10I2N1:
CAGCGTCTTCAGCGAATAGCGCAGGTACGCGGGATTGGTCCACGCGTCGGGCGCGACCATCGGTTCGCTCGCGGGCGGTTTGCCGGGTGCGGCGCCGCTCGCAACCAGATCGGCGAATGCGTGCAGCGCGCGCTGCAATTCGGCTGCGGCGGGAAACGTATCGGCGGCCGCGCGTTCTTCAGTTGTTGCCGTGCGCACGTAGCGGTACGGCTCGCCGGTCATGACCCATTCGTCGAGCGCCGTGCAGTTCGCGCGCAACTCGCGCAGCATCGCAAGCTGCGTCGCCGAGGGGCCCGGCCCGCTGACCGGCAATTCGCTCGCGCCGCGATAGAGGCGCGACACCGTCGCAATGCATGCAAGCTGCAACGCCTGATGCTCGCGATAGTGCGCGTCACGCATTGTCGTGAACCGCAGCAGCTTTTGCAGCGTCAGCGCGCCTTGCTGGACCGCCGTCAACGTGATCGGCGCGGCGTTCGTGCCGCCGTCGATCAGTTGCGTCAGCCGCGCTTGCAGCGCCGTCAGTTGCCGATGGATTTCCGCCTTGAGTTGCAACTGCGGTTCAGCGGGCAACAGCAGCGTATTGACCACGAGCGTCAGCGCGATCGGATAATTGACGGCGACCCAGACCCACAGCACCGCACGGATCAGCACGTCGGCCTGATCGGTCCGGTCGACGAAGCTCTGCACGTAGATGACGACGATGGCGACGATGAAGAACACGACGCCGATTTTCAGCACCCGTATCAGGTACACGCTGCCGAAGAACAGCAGACTCGCGACGACGATGCGCAGCAACGGGTAGTCGAACGTGAACTTCAGCAGCAGGATCGACAGACCGATCGCGAGCGTCGATCCAACGATGAACATCAAGCCGACCAGCCGCGTGACCACCACGTTCGACTGCGTGACATAAAACACCACCAGCAGCGACAGCGCGAGCGATGGCACCTCGAGCGCCATCGACGCGACGATCACGATTGCGCTCGTCAGCAGGCAACGCAACATCACATTGAGACGCCCGGGAAAAGGCGCAAGCTCGCGCTTCAGGAAAGCGCCGGCATCGCGCAGCGTGACGGGCATAGGGGGCAGGTAGTCGGCGGCGGCCATGGGCACTCCTCAACGGCTTTCGCCGTCGTCGCCGCGCCCGGGGTGCAGCACAGCTACCGCCGACGTCCCGACGCGAAACAGCTCCGGGTTCGGATTGTCGACGCGGATCTTCACCGGGAAACGCTGCGACACATGGACCCAGTTAAGCGTGCGTTGAATGCGCGGCAAGCCGCCGGGCAAGGCCAGGCCGCCTTCATCGGGCGCCACGCCGTAGCTGATTGAATCGACGGTGCCCTGGAAGCGCTGACCCGTGTCGCTCATCAGGTAGACCGTGGCGGGCGTGCCCGTCCGGATGCCCTTGAGTTCGGTCTCGCGAAAGTTCGCGACCACGTACCAGTGGCGCGTGTCGATCAAGGTGAAGACGGGCTTGAGTGCTGACGCGAACTGCCCCGTCGATGTCTTCAGCGACACGATGCGTCCGTCGAACGGTGCTCGCACGGTCGCATATTCGAGGTTCAGCTCGGCAATCGCGATCTCGGCCATGACGACGGCACGTTGCGCGACCAGCGCGTCGACGCCGCTGACGGCGGCTGCCGCCTGCTGCGCCTGCAGTTGTGCGGCGCTGAGTTCGGCCTGCGTGGCGCGTTGCGCGCACGGTCGACGTCCTCCGCCGATACGTATCCGTGCGACAGCAGCGGCTCCATACGGTGCAGCGTATCGGATGCCTGGCCGGCCGCAGCTCGCGCGCGCTCGACGGCGGCGCGCACCGACTGGGCGTTGTACTGCTGCGCATTGACCGTGCGCTGCGTCAGCTCGATCTGGCGGTCGAGCGCGACGAGGGACGCCTTGCCCCGTGTCAGCGCTTCCTGATACGGACGCGGATCGATGCGGAACAGCAGATCGCCCTGCTTCACCGCCTGGTTGTCGCGCACCGCCAGTTCGACGATACGCCCACTGACCTCGGGCACGACATCGATCGTATCCGCGTAGACATAGGCGTCGTCGGTGCGCGGCGCGCGGTCCAGCAGCCGGATGACGAAAAGCACCAGCAGCAACGTCACCACGACCAGGATGAGGGCCGGCCATTTTCTCTTCGATGTCCTGCTGGTAGTCGTCGCCATTGCATCCACCTGAAGGACATTCAATGCTGGAACAGCATCAACCAGACAGCGAGTGCGAGGAAAGTGACGAGAGTGGGATAGACCACAGGTGAAGGTCCCAGCAGATGGTCGACCTGCAGGCGCTTGAGAATCAGATAGACGGCGACCGTGAGCACAACGCCCGCGACAATACAGAACAGCCAGTCCGGAAAGTACGCGCCAAGCACGCTAATGGATGGCGAACTTGCGCAACCCGATATGAAAATAGCCGTGATCGCAGCAATGCCGGTGGCACACTTCGGACATACGCCTCTGACGAGTGGCATGTGTCGCTCCAAAGTCGTCCGTGTCGTTGGGATCGATGTCACGCTTTGCAGCTTCGCCGACGCATTCTGCCTCAACTTTCGGGGTTATGGAAAGGGGCGCTCCAATTCGGGCTGCATACCGCACGATGTCCCTTACCCGGGTATCTGCGAAGTGCGGCATAGACCATAGCGAGAAGTTGCGGTTTGTGCGGCGTCTTGAGTTCAGCAACCAGGGGTTTATACCAGTAACCGTCTCATCCATGCCTCTTCCGATATGGATTCAAGCCCGCTGCACGGTGCCCGATCAGACGTGTGCCCTGTCGTACAGGAGACCTCGCTGCCAGTCACGCTTGCCAGCCAATCCTGACGCGTAACCAGCGGCCATCATTTGAATGATCAAGGTGGCAGCCGTCAGTCCGGCCAGCGCGTCCGTGTTGCCCATTCCTTCCGATAGTCATGCAGCCATCCGGGCAGAGGCAAACTGACGGCCCCTGATGTGAGGCGTCGGGCACGACGCGCGCCCGCAAGTGACTGCGGCTTGCCTTCGCTGGAACGCTTGGTACTTCTCGTAAACGGATTTATACGGGTAGTCTGCCCCCACGTAGCCGTCCGGCTTTTGCCGCTTTGGTAGGGAGACTTTCTTGCGGGGCGTAGTCTCGTAGGAAATCTTGGCAAGCAGATCGCTGATGACATTGAGGCGGGCTTGCTGCTCGTCGTCGGACTTGACCACATACCAGCGGGCAATCGCCGTGTCGGTGGCCCGTAACATGGCGTCACGGGCGCGTGAATAGTCATACCTGCGGCTGTACGACTTCAGGTCCATCTCGGAGAGCTTCCATAGTTTGCGGCCGTCGTGAATGCGCGCTTCCAGTCTGAGGGTCTGCTCTTCCTGACTGACCTCCAGTCAGCACTTGAACAGCAGCACCCCGGAGTGGACGATCGAGCGCCTGCGGAAGTTCGAGCAGTTGCAGGATGACGGGCTGGTCGTTGCCCAGCAGATTGCCATTGGCGATCTGGAACAGCAGCGAATAGGCAATCTGTCCAGCCGCACCGGTCACGGCAACACGTTTGGCAGGTTCTAACATGATGAACCTCCTGAAAAGTGGCGCGACATGCGCCTAGCGCACCGGGACAAGGCATGGCGCGTGGAACAGCTGACCACGTGCGAGTTCACGCAACGTTTTCGACAGCACGACCAGCCACAGTCCACCGAGCAGCATCGCCAGCACGATGCCGATGGCAGCAAACCCGGCGAAGCCCGTCACGCGATTCAGGCCAAGCGTTGCAACGGTGTAGACGCCCAGCGGGAACGTGAAGCCCCACCATCCGAGGTTGAACGGCAGTCCCTCCGTGCGATAGCGCAGCGTGAAGAAGACAGCGGTGAAGAGCCACCAGAGGCCCGCGCCCCACAGCAGCAGCGCCCCTAGCCCTACCTTCGCAAGCTCGGCGTTGTTCGGCGGTGGCGCCGAGGCGGAATGTGGCTTAGATAAGGCGTAGATATTGAATTTCGCTTGATTCTTTGGTTTGAAGATGCTACATGAAAGAACATGCACATCTTCGAAAGAAAAGTCAACGGTCATCGCTACCGCATCGCGGCGCAATCCGTGTGGGATGCGCAGCGCGGCCGCTCCGTTGCACGCCAGGTCGTGCTGGGACCGGCCGATCCACCGCGAGTCGCGGATCTGAGTGCGACCCAGACGGTGGGCACGCGCGGCGTGGGCGACGTCGGGGCGTTGATCTGGGTCGCCGAACAACTGGACCTGGTCGGGCAGATCGATCGGGCCTGCGGCGGGGTTGGCGCCAAAGGCGGCCCATCGGTGGGCGAGTTGGCGGTGGCCGTGGCGATCCAGCGCGCCTGTGCACCGGGACCCAAGCGCGAACTGGGGGAGTTTCTCGATGCAAGTCTGCCGCGCCTGTCGTGCTTGCCCGGCTCCGCCTTTACGGGCCAGGCCTTTCATCGCGTCGCGCAGCAAGTGACCGATGAGCAGCTGGAGCAGGCGCAGGTGGCCATCGCGAATGCAGCGGTCTCCCGCTTCGGGCTCTCGGCCGACGTGCTTGCGTTCGATACGACGAACTTCGATACCCACATCGACACGCAGACGCCCGGCGAGCTGGCTCGACGTGGACACGCCAAGAGCAAGCGAGGGGACCTGCGCGTCGTCGGGCTGGGCCTGCTGGTCAGCGAGACGGGCCATGTGCCGTTGTTGTACCGGACGTATCCCGGCAACGGATCGGACCAGGCGGTGCTTACGGCGTGCCTGGCGGGCCTGGCGCAGTTGCATGAGGCGCTGGATAGTGCCGAGGGTCGCGAGCGGCCGGCGCAGCGCACGGTGGTGCGAGACGGCGGATTCTGGAGCCCGCAGCTCGAACTCGATCTGGATGCCGCCGGCTACTACAGCCTCATCTCGTTGCCGCTGGGGCACAAGGCCGCGGAAGAGGCGCTGCAGATGGCGGCGCAACGCGGTGCGATGAAGCCGCTGTCGGGCAAGCTCAGTGACGTGCGGGCGGCGCGGATGCGAACGACCGTTGGCGAGTTGGACCGCACGCTCGTGGTGGTGGAGAGCCAGGAGCTGCTAGCGGGCCAGAAGCGCGGGATCGCGGTGGCGCTGCGCAAGGCGAAGGTGGAATTGAGCACGCTGCAGGGGTTGGTCGAAAAGGGCCGCATTACGCGCAGCCGGCTGGAGCTGCGGGTCAAGAAGGCGCTCGCCCGGGAACATCTGGCGAGCTTCGTTGTGGCTACCATCGCCGGGAGCGAGCCGGCACCGACCTTGCACTGGCACGTCGATGACGCATTGCGCCGCACGCTGGAGCGCACACGGCTGGGCAGACGGGTGCTGTGTACAGATCGGCACAACTGGAGTACCGGGCGCATCGTCCACGCCTTCCGGGGGCAGTGGAATGTCGAGGAGTTGTTCCGCCGGGCGAAGAAAGGGGGTTTGGTTCCGTGGGGCCCGTCGCACCAGTGGGCCGACGGATCCCTGCGGCTGCACACGTTCGCGACCGTGCTCGGCCTGATGCTCGTGAGCCTGGCAAAGATCGCACTGCGCACCGAGGTTTCGGCCCGCCGCATGATGGACGCCCTGGCCGAAATCAGCGTGACCCTGGTGAGGACGAAGACCGGAGCAACCGGACGACGACCCACTGCGATGCTGGCGCCGGAGCTCACGGCCGAGCAGCGGCGCGCCGTGAAGGTCTTCGAGCTGCAGCGCTGGGCACCAACATTATTTCATGTATGAATTCAGAGACAATTTGGTCATCAAACAACGGCATTATCCGTCGATTTGACAGCTTGTTTTGCGAAGGTCGGGCTAGAACGCCAAGGTCACGCGCAAGGAGTGCGACGCTCGCGAGCGAGGTGCCTGCAAACGCGGCGGGCGCCGCCTGACCGAGGGTGAGCAGTCCCAGCGCGCCGGTGCCGATCGGCCCCAGCGTGAGCCAGCTCGACGGCTCCAGATCGCGATGCGGCAGCTTGTGGATGAGGAGCCGGAAGAACACGATGGTCAGCACGGAAAATGCGAGCGGCACCGAGATTGCCCACAGCACATAACCCGCACCAATCACGAGGCGGGCCGTTGCGGCGTCGAGATGCG
Protein-coding regions in this window:
- a CDS encoding FUSC family protein, whose protein sequence is MAAADYLPPMPVTLRDAGAFLKRELAPFPGRLNVMLRCLLTSAIVIVASMALEVPSLALSLLVVFYVTQSNVVVTRLVGLMFIVGSTLAIGLSILLLKFTFDYPLLRIVVASLLFFGSVYLIRVLKIGVVFFIVAIVVIYVQSFVDRTDQADVLIRAVLWVWVAVNYPIALTLVVNTLLLPAEPQLQLKAEIHRQLTALQARLTQLIDGGTNAAPITLTAVQQGALTLQKLLRFTTMRDAHYREHQALQLACIATVSRLYRGASELPVSGPGPSATQLAMLRELRANCTALDEWVMTGEPYRYVRTATTEERAAADTFPAAAELQRALHAFADLVASGAAPGKPPASEPMVAPDAWTNPAYLRYSLKTLLAVLVCYVFYNAVDWQGIHTIMLTCVIVALPSLGASMQRALLRVAGAVIGSALALFMVVFVIPHLDDIVGLLLMTLPVVALAAWISAGSERIGYAGVQLMFTFSLALLEQFAPTSNLTEIRDRMVGILLGVGVATFVQMSFWREGEGDLLRKKLATMLRAIAAQLRAPQAGVEIRDQLPTAQRQLQAWAALADCETMLSRVALEPGWQEGEQAQLTLRAQTVLAQGREIMLAGNALNNTLAAQAGAASPQMDYAARAAQDQACAEITRYADDLTANPPVAHAPRRVDIASQPVDAANMPLIAAAEDLSRQVAGLPDWRIEASGTASSSQAVRT
- a CDS encoding YtcA family lipoprotein, giving the protein MPLVRGVCPKCATGIAAITAIFISGCASSPSISVLGAYFPDWLFCIVAGVVLTVAVYLILKRLQVDHLLGPSPVVYPTLVTFLALAVWLMLFQH
- a CDS encoding transposase, whose product is MHIFERKVNGHRYRIAAQSVWDAQRGRSVARQVVLGPADPPRVADLSATQTVGTRGVGDVGALIWVAEQLDLVGQIDRACGGVGAKGGPSVGELAVAVAIQRACAPGPKRELGEFLDASLPRLSCLPGSAFTGQAFHRVAQQVTDEQLEQAQVAIANAAVSRFGLSADVLAFDTTNFDTHIDTQTPGELARRGHAKSKRGDLRVVGLGLLVSETGHVPLLYRTYPGNGSDQAVLTACLAGLAQLHEALDSAEGRERPAQRTVVRDGGFWSPQLELDLDAAGYYSLISLPLGHKAAEEALQMAAQRGAMKPLSGKLSDVRAARMRTTVGELDRTLVVVESQELLAGQKRGIAVALRKAKVELSTLQGLVEKGRITRSRLELRVKKALAREHLASFVVATIAGSEPAPTLHWHVDDALRRTLERTRLGRRVLCTDRHNWSTGRIVHAFRGQWNVEELFRRAKKGGLVPWGPSHQWADGSLRLHTFATVLGLMLVSLAKIALRTEVSARRMMDALAEISVTLVRTKTGATGRRPTAMLAPELTAEQRRAVKVFELQRWAPTLFHV